In the Bacillota bacterium genome, CGGATTCGCCGGCGAAATCATGGATCCGACCACGCTGCGCCGGATTCGGGAACGGGTCACCCCGCACGTGATTAACATCTACGGTACGACGGAGACGGGGTCGTGCTCGGGTGGAACGATCCTCTTCGAGGAAGACATGGGCGAGGAGCGCCTGACGAGCGTCGGAAAGCCCCTGCTCAACGCGGACATCCGTGTGATCCGGCCGGGCGGTACGGCCGCGGACGAACTGCCGCCGGGGGAGTCCGGCGAGGTGATCATCCGCGGGCCTTCCGTCGCGGCCCACGTCTGGGACGACCCCGCCGCCGCGCGGCGGATCTTTGAAGAGCCGGGGCCGTGGTGGCATTCGGGCGACATGGGCCACCTGGATCAGGAAGGCTATCTCTATCTGGAAGGCCGGATCGACGACATGATCATCTCGGGCGGGATCAACATCTTCCCGGCGCGGGTGGAGGACGTGCTGCTGGCGCATCCGCAGGTCGCGGAGTGCGCGGTGGTCGGCATCCCCGATCCCGTGTGGGGCCAGCGGGTGATGGCGGTGGTCGTGCCCAGGCAGCCCGGGCTGACGAGCGAAGAGCTGGACCGGTTCATGAGGGAGAGCGAGCTCTCCGACTACCAGCGCCCGAGGATCTACGAGTTCGTCACCGAGCTTCCGCGTACCGGCACCGGCAAGATCGACAGGCGCAGCCTGCGCGCGCAGTACGCCGCCAGGACCGCGGCGGGCGAGCGTCAGGGCGAGGCGAGTTGACGTGGCAGGCTCCGACGACGCGGCCCCCGGGCCAGAGGACGCTCTCCGCGGCGAGGGGGATACGTGCTCTTCCGCCGCGCCCGATCGCCCGCGCCGGGCGAGGCCGGCTTCGGCTCCAGGCGCGGGGCAGGCGGCGGTCTGCTCCTCCACGCTGGGAGAGTTCGGCGGTGACGTCCTGGTGACCCGGGAAGGCTTGGCCCGGATTCGCTACGTGGTGGAACCGCGCTTCTGCAACCCTCGGGGGACGCTCCAAGGTGGCATGTTCGCGGTCTACGTGGACGAGGCCATGGGATATGCGGTGCTCTCGCTCCTGGGCGGCGAGGCGCGTTTCGCGACCACGGACCTGGTCGTCCACTACCTCCGCCCGGTCGTGCCCGGCGAGGACGGCACCGCCACGGTGATCGCCGAGGCTCGCGTCATCCGGCTCGGGCGCAGCACGGCCTACCTCGAGGGGGAGGTGCGGGACGCCGACGGGGAGGTATGTGCCCGTGCCAGCTCTACGGTCATGTTGCTGAGCTGACCT is a window encoding:
- a CDS encoding PaaI family thioesterase; the protein is MTREGLARIRYVVEPRFCNPRGTLQGGMFAVYVDEAMGYAVLSLLGGEARFATTDLVVHYLRPVVPGEDGTATVIAEARVIRLGRSTAYLEGEVRDADGEVCARASSTVMLLS